A genomic stretch from Lathyrus oleraceus cultivar Zhongwan6 chromosome 2, CAAS_Psat_ZW6_1.0, whole genome shotgun sequence includes:
- the LOC127119814 gene encoding disease resistance protein RPM1, whose protein sequence is MADSSVSFLLDKLSSLLQEEVNLQRGVREDVQHIKDELERHKAILMKADSMEDKDPELKVWVKRVREIAEDMEDAIDEYSIRLVDHQQGNKYQQGNKYSFIHRMVFGLKTLGARRRIASDIQGIKSKVEVLSNERPIISGVGSGSSQRLSSRLDSQGDALLLEEADLVGIEQPKKQVCDLLFKDESNRAVISIYGMGGLGKTTLAKQVYDDPKVKKRFRIHAWVNLSQSYKMEELLKYLFQQLHSVIGKPVPEAVGTMKIEKVKESIKNLLQGSRYLIVLDNVWHVNVWDAVRLALPNNNRGSRVMITTRNRDIASYSCAGFGKNFHLEFLPEQEAWSLFCRKTFQGNSCPPHLEEVCRKILKLCGGLPLAIVAVSGALATRGTSNIEEWQIVCRSFGSEIDGNDKLEDMKKVLSLSFNELPYYLKSCLLYLSMFPGRHAIEHMRLIRLWIAEGFVNGEDGKTLEEVADSYLKELLNRSFLHVVEKTSDGRMKTCRMHDLLREIVSFKSKDQNFATIAGDQELVWPERVRRLSVINSSYDVLRQNKTRFKLRSLLMFAFPDSLNLFSLHELCSYTGVKLLRVLDLKDSPLEDFPAEIVNLYLLKYLSLKNTKVKSIPGSIKKLQNLETLNLKHTYVTELPVEIAELKRLRHLLVYRYEIESYAHFHLRHGFKVAAPIGNMLSLQKLCFIEVDQGSGALMVELGKLTQLRRLGIRKMRKEDGPALCSAIEKMIHLRSLSITAINEDEIIDIHNISKPPQYLQQLYLSGRLEKFPQWINSLKNLFRVFLKWSRLKEDPLQYLQNLPNLRHLEFLQVYIGETLHFKADGFPNLKVLGLDDLKGLNSMTIEEGAMQGLKKLVIQRCGSFKIVPLGIEHLTKLKTIEFFDMPDELITALRPNGGEDYWRVQHVPTVYSTYWRDGGWDVYSLETFGERVTDSNHSTAKRTLEPPTLWKV, encoded by the exons ATGGCAGATAGTTCAGTATCATTTTTATTGGACAAGCTAAGTTCCTTACTTCAAGAAGAAGTGAATTTACAAAGAGGGGTCCGTGAAGATGTTCAACACATCAAAGATGAACTGGAACGCCACAAAGCCATCTTGATGAAAGCGGATTCAATGGAAGACAAGGACCCTGAACTGAAAGTATGGGTTAAAAGGGTAAGAGAGATTGCTGAAGACATGGAAGATGCTATAGATGAATACAGTATTCGCCTTGTTGATCATCAACAAGGAAACAAatatcaacaaggaaacaaatATTCTTTTATCCATAGGATGGTTTTTGGCCTCAAGACCCTGGGAGCTAGGCGCAGAATTGCGTCAGATATACAAGGAATCAAATCCAAAGTTGAAGTTCTCTCTAATGAACGTCCAATCATATCTGGTGTAGGTTCAGGCTCAAGTCAAAGGCTTTCATCGAGGCTTGATAGTCAAG GTGATGCTCTTTTGTTAGAGGAAGCTGATTTAGTTGGAATTGAACAACCAAAGAAGCAAGTGTGTGATTTGCTTTTCAAAGATGAATCAAATAGAGCTGTGATTTCAATCTATGGTATGGGAGGATTAGGGAAAACAACATTGGCAAAACAAGTCTATGATGATCCAAAAGTCAAGAAACGTTTCAGGATTCATGCTTGGGTTAATCTCTCTCAATCTTACAAGATGGAAGAGTTACTCAAATACCTTTTTCAACAGCTTCATAGTGTCATTGGCAAACCAGTTCCAGAAGCAGTCGGAACGATGAAAATCGAAAAGGTGAAAGAGTCTATCAAGAACTTGCTCCAAGGAAGTAGGTATCTAATTGTGCTCGATAATGTGTGGCATGTGAATGTATGGGATGCTGTGAGGCTTGCTTTGCCTAATAACAACCGCGGAAGTAGAGTGATGATTACCACGCGCAACAGAGATATAGCATCGTATTCTTGTGCTGGATTTGGTAAGAATTTTCACCTTGAATTCTTACCTGAGCAAGAAGCTTGGTCACTTTTTTGTAGGAAGACATTTCAAGGTAACTCGTGTCCGCCTCATCTTGAAGAAGTTTGTAGGAAGATCTTGAAATTGTGTGGAGGGTTGCCGCTAGCAATTGTGGCAGTCAGTGGTGCTTTGGCTACTCGAGGAACGTCAAACATCGAAGAGTGGCAGATAGTTTGCAGAAGTTTTGGATCTGAAATTGATGGCAATGACAAACTGGAGGATATGAAGAAAGTACTTTCGTTAAGTTTCAACGAGTTGCCTTACTATCTTAAATCATGTCTGTTGTATTTAAGCATGTTTCCTGGACGCCATGCTATCGAGCATATGAGATTGATTCGGTTGTGGATAGCTGAAGGGTTTGTAAATGGCGAAGATGGTAAGACACTAGAGGAAGTTGCAGATAGTTACCTTAAGGAGCTTTTGAACAGAAGTTTTCTCCATGTGGTAGAAAAAACTAGTGATGGAAGGATGAAGACTTGTCGCATGCATGATCTTCTAAGAGAAATTGTCAGTTTCAAGTCAAAGGATCAGAACTTTGCAACAATAGCAGGAGATCAAGAATTGGTATGGCCGGAACGAGTTCGTCGTTTATCGGTCATAAATTCGTCATATGATGTACTTAGACAGAATAAGACCAGATTCAAACTTAGGTCTCTGCTAATGTTTGCATTTCCAGACTCACTCAATCTTTTCTCTCTCCATGAATTATGCTCCTACACTGGTGTTAAGTTACTCAGGGTGTTAGATTTGAAGGACTCGCCTTTGGAGGATTTTCCTGCTGAAATTGTCAATCTTTACCTTCTGAAGTATCTAAGTTTGAAGAATACAAAGGTGAAAAGCATTCCAGGTTCCATTAAGAAGCTGCAAAACTTGGAGACATTGAATCTTAAACACACTTATGTCACTGAATTGCCTGTTGAAATTGCGGAGCTGAAACGACTACGCCATCTCCTCGTGTATCGTTACGAGATTGAATCCTATGCTCATTTCCACCTAAGGCATGGATTCAAAGTGGCTGCACCTATAGGAAACATGTTATCTTTACAAAAGCTTTGTTTCATAGAGGTAGATCAAGGAAGTGGAGCATTGATGGTTGAGCTTGGAAAACTCACTCAACTTAGGAGGCTAGGCATTAGAAAAATGAGGAAAGAAGACGGTCCCGCTTTGTGTTCAGCTATTGAGAAAATGATCCATCTTAGATCATTGTCCATAACTGCAATAAACGAAGACGAGATAATCGATATTCACAACATCTCAAAGCCTCCTCAGTATCTTCAGCAGCTATACTTGAGCGGTCGTTTAGAGAAGTTTCCACAATGGATAAACTCTCTCAAGAACTTGTTCCGAGTTTTCTTAAAATGGAGCAGGTTAAAGGAGGACCCTCTTCAGTATCTTCAAAACTTGCCAAATCTTCGACATCTCGAGTTTCTTCAAGTGTACATTGGCGAGACATTGCATTTCAAAGCAGACGGGTTTCCAAATCTAAAAGTTTTAGGCCTCGACGATTTAAAAGGACTGAACTCTATGACAATCGAGGAGGGAGCAATGCAAGGTCTTAAGAAGTTGGTCATCCAACGCTGCGGTTCATTCAAGATTGTACCATTAGGCATTGAACACTTAACTAAGCTAAAAACAATCGAGTTCTTTGATATGCCCGATGAATTGATTACGGCTCTTCGTCCAAACGGAGGGGAAGATTACTGGAGAGTACAACATGTTCCAACGGTTTATTCGACATACTGGAGGGATGGTGGTTGGGATGTTTATTCATTAGAGACTTTTGGGGAGAGAGTGACTGATTCCAATCATAGTACTGCAAAGAGGACTCTTGAGCCTCCTACTCTTTGGAAGGTTTAA
- the LOC127123488 gene encoding uncharacterized protein LOC127123488, which translates to MLKDCIEFAKGCQECQVQAGIQHAPARKKPKNWHKTLDQALWACRTSPKEATNTTLFQLTFGHDAVLPVEIYLQSVRIQRQGEIPSDLYWEMMMNELVDLDEERLHALEVLRRQKERVARAYNKRVKGKPFIMNDLVWKVILPMDRKNKTLGKWSPHWEGPFRILKAFSNNAYEIEELAEDRRILKVNGKYLKKYKPFVHEVKIITT; encoded by the exons ATGTTAAAAGATTGTATAGAGTTCGCTAAGGGTTGCCAAGAATGTCAAGTACAAGCAGGAATTCAACATGCTCCTGCAA ggaagaagccaaaaaattggcacaaaactTTAGATCAAGCACTTTGGGCTTGTCGAACCTCCCCTAAAGAAGCTACTAACACTACACTTTTCCAACTTACATTTGGACATGATGCAGTATTACCTGTCGAAATCTACTTGCAATCAGTGAGAATCCAAAGACAAGGAGAAATTCCATCTGACCTATATTGGGAAATGATGATGAATGAACTAGTTGATTTGGACGAAGAAAGGTTGCATGCATTAGAAGTATTAAGAAGACAAAAGGAAAGGGTAGCAAGAGCATACAATAAGAGGGTCAAAGGTAAACCTTTCATTATGAATGATTTAGTTTGGAAAGTTATATTACCTATGGATCGAAAGAATAAAACATTAGGAAAATGGTCTCCACATTGGGAAGGACCTTTTCGAATTTTAAAAGCATTTTCAAATAATGCATACGAAATAGAAGAACTAGCAGAGGATCGAAGAATCCTAAAAGTAAATGGGAAATACTTAAAGAAGTATAAACCATTTGTGCATGAAGTTAAAATCATAACAACGTAG